ATGGGTTTGACCCATTTGATGCTTTGGTCACTTCATCTCAGAGATCTAAAAATGGGTATTCACTTAATGTATATGAATGCCCCATTTGTAAAACACCTTTTCGATCCGAAGACGAAGTTTCTGAACACGTCGAAAGTTGTTTGAGTAACTCAAATGAGCGTGTTGATAATGATGAAAAATTTGTTTCAAAGAGTGAAGAAATTGTTGAGTCTGATACTGAATTGGAGATTTGTATTGGTACTTATGTTTCAGGGAATCCATCTGTTGGGTCAGTTGATATTGTTCTGAAATTGTTGAGGAATATTGTTAAGGAACCTGAGAATGTTAAGTTTAGGAAAATTAGGTTGAGTAATCCAAAAATTAAAGAAGCTGTTGCTGATGTTAATGGTGGGATTGAATTGCTTAGCATTTTAGGGTTTGAACTTAGGGAGGAGAATGGAGAGACATGGGCAGTGATGGAGGTTCCTACAGAGGAGAAAATTAAATTGATTAAGAAAGCAATTGTGTTGTTGGAACCACAACTGGTACAAGATCCTCCAAAGAGGGACAATTTGGTGTCTACAGCTTCTGCTGAGAAAGTAGTCGAGGCCGAACCTGCTGAACCAAAAAAGATTGACAGACAGGTAAAAGTCCTTTTGATGATACTATATGATAGAGGGCTATAGAGAAATGAAGTTTATATGATCTGATTATTTGCTTTTAATAGTGTGTCTCTTGTATGCATTTGAGTATTTTACTGTGTTTTGTTTGCTGAATAGGAAATTTATGTGTTTTTGGAATTCATATTCTAGCTGCAAACACTACTTGTAAAAGAAGTaactaaatttttgaaaatcgAATGGTATTGTATGATGGTTTGAATATGAGTAGCATGGAATGGATAACAAAATAATGCACATAAAAGATGTCTGCTACCTGAACAGCAGAGATTTGAAAATGATGCAGAGCATGGAATGCTATTAGCCGATCAATCCAATTGGGTTTAGTGTTAACTgtagttttattattatattaagtgTGAagccttaaaaatatatttgttattctTATATCTTGGTTTTGTGTTTTGGATGTagaattaaaattgaaaagtaAAGTGCAAAGTCTTTTGTATAGACATACTGAAAATTTGTAACGGACGTGGTCACTACACTTGCATAGTTGGACTTGGAGACCAGGGCTTGAATATTTCGTTTAAATTTGGGTGTATAAGCAAAGGGGAAAAGTAAACTGTGGGTTCTTTTGGGAAGTTATTGTGTAGGGTATAGACAGACTGAAAATTATTGATAGACTTTGtcacacttttttttaaggGTTGATAACCAGGGATAGCATTATGTTGCTGTAAATTTGTGTGTGATGCAAGGTTAAAGATAGAATCTTATTAAAAACTTCTTGCTAGTTCCACAAACAGAAAAGGTTTAAGGAAAACTACTAAGTTGTAGAAGCTATTGTAGTGCTATTCATCCCAGTACAATGAAAAATATCTTGCATAAAAGTAGAAAACACAGATAAAACCTATATTCAAACAAGGGTGTAATTTGTTAATGGATGTCGTATATAGATCAGCCGCAGAAGCAGTTTGTGACTGTGACCATATGACTATGAAAAATCGTTAGTTTGATGAAATGAGTATTTTAGTTAAATACTCTAGTTATTATACTGCAAAGAATGCATGTTATTGGCTTTCTTGATAGTTTGGCACTTGAGTACTTTTCTAAATAAGAAACCAACTACTTTGGATTATGCCTATCTTTTCTGATTTAAAAATGCCTCTTACAGGTGAAGGTCTTCTTTGCTGTTGCTGAAAGTGTTGCAGCTAAAATTGAGCTACCGGATTCCTTCTACAAACGTTCAGCTGAAGAGGTGAGAAGAGAAGCTGAActaaggaaaaaaaagtttgaagagTCTCAGCTTTTAATCCCCAAGTCACTTAGAGAAAAGCAAGCTAAAGCTGCAAAGAAGAGATACACAAGAACTATTATTAGGATTCAGTTTCCAGATGCAGCTGTACTTCAAGGTGTATTTGCTCCATGGGAACCAACTTCTGCTCTCTATGAGGTTTGTCATTTGCTATTTGATTTTAACTCAATACTTTTCAATTGTGGAAATTAATCGTTGTGACATTAAAGTTCCCaaataaaaatttacatttggatatatataaatgtgtgtgtgtgtcatgTATCACATTTTGAATGGATTGGAACATTTGTTTGTTATTCATATTCAAAGTGTTATTGTCTTGCTGTTTATTGAGTCAACAACTCAGCACCATTCTTGTTTTTCATGCAGTTTGTCAGTTCCTCTATAAAAGAACCAAATTTGGAATTTGAGCTAATGCATCCTGTCGTTGTTCAACGGCGAGTTATCCCATGTTTTCCAAAAGCAGGGCAAAAAGCTAAAACTATAGAGGAAGAAGACCTGGTACCTTCTGCTCTAATCAAGTTCAAGCCTCTAGAAACAGATTCTGTTGTTTTCACCGGTCTCAAAAATGAATTACTTGAAATCAGCGAACCACTTGTAAATGGTTAAGCATTTGGCTCTGTATGAACTATATTGATTTCTTTCCTTACTTTCACAATTATCTTTTTTCCCCTTTATTGGTGGGGATATAGATATTTTTTATGCTACTCATTTTCATTCACAAATGTGACAAACATTGTTATATAGTCAGATACATGTTAAACAAATGAATCATGCAATTGTGAAAGTATATGATGAAAAGCATGCAATTCCAACCTACATTCATGAGGCAGTATATGTTCTACCTGTCTAAGCGGCAGAAATTACGAGTCTTTTGCTGTTTTAAGTTCCATCCATATTTCTACTTTTTAATTGTAAGCTAGTATTTATATTCCCAACTATCACTATAAGAAGTCCTTTAAAATCCAAGCTCAGGAAAGACGGTTGAATGCAGCAAGCCTAGCTCAGGTTCAACTCTATCTCACCACGGTTGAAACTAAGGTTTTTAACAGGGAAGAGACTCAACCTTTTTAAGCATGAGTGGAGTCATGTGGCTGAGTTAAACCACGTTGCTCCTTTTCATTCTTATATTGAGAAAAAGCTAGAACTTtacttttaacattttcttatagAAATTTTCGTGGACTACTTATCCTCATTTGAGGAAGCCAAAAGTGAAAATTATTGTCAATTGGGTTAGTCAAGGCTATGATATAATTCTTGAATGTTCATTTCTTGTTGTTCTACTTGTGAAGTTGAATACTATGCTATTTGCTGTAGCAGGATATGTCTTGACAAGACAGATGCATAGATGATCATCAATTGATAATATTATAGAGCTAGATTGTCGGTATATAAAGTAAATTATTCTTCATTCTTTTCATGAATCATTTTTTCCCCCTCAAAATTCCTTATATTTAGTCTTTCTTTTAGCCTCTTAGTTAGCTTAATGTCCCAACAGTCCTTCTGCAAGGTTTACTTTAGATTTTAGCATCCTTTTGCTGAAATTTAGTGcatttgtttgattttcttgATGTAACTTACATTAAGGTTGAGGGCTATTTcagatttatttgattttaattgatttacTTTTAATAAACATCCTGGAATTGCCATTGGTACATACATTTTTGTCACTGAGAGAACCAAACACACTTCATATATAATTCAAACTATCAGACTAAGTAAATTCATGAATGCAAATACCATAATCAACAATAATTTCTGTAACTAAAAACTTCATACAAATTATGGTAGCTCACAATGACTAGGCATATAATAATGCAAGCTTAACCATCATGAGTGAGTTTTCTTTATAGAACATCAGTGTATGTATATCCATGAGAATTTTCATCACAAACTCTGCAGAGCAATGAAGAATCTGTAGAAGTACACCACCAATCTGTGTGCTGCATACAATATGGCTTGTTACAGAAATTGCACTTAGGAACCTGCAACCAACACTCAAGGCACAAGATATCTCCACAGGCACCCTCTTCAGGTTCGTCCGATCCAACACATCCACCACAGTTTTCGCACCTCGGAATACAAAATATGCATCCTCTACATTCCTTCCTCTTGCAGCAGTCCACTTTTGGGCAATCATATACCATCCTCACCTCAACGCACTTGGGACATATCTCCAAATCAATAATCCGCCTGTTTTCTCCTTGTTTGAATGATGAAACGCTACCGCGTTTGTGATAGTAGACAGGCTGCTGCATTTTCTCCTCGTAGTCTAATCTGAGATTCGATGCAAGGACATTATGCTCGAATTGTATGTGATGATAAAAAGGCGGCGGCGTTTGCTCATATTCTAATGTGAGGTTTTTTCTGAGGTTCAAGGCAAGCATGTGATAATGCTCTTTTTGTATGTTGTAGATGCCGTTTATACTCAAGTTGGTTAAGCAATTGCTTCTTTCGCACAATGCTTCCACAACTTTTAGGATTCCTTCAGGAGTTATGCTAGTGCATGCTGGTATATGAAGCTACACATGATCAAGTTAAACCAGAAATGAGACAACACCTCTATAATATATCCTACTAAGTACTAACATCCTAATTTCAACAACTTAATGGAATACTAACTAATAACATTATAATTGCTAATCAGCTAAAACTAACATCATAATTTCActcaaaatagaaataaaaaacatgGGTTTGGATCATATTGTTACCTCTTTAATGTAAGGATTTTGTTCTACAACTCTTAGGAGTCCTTGATCAGTGATGTGGATGCAATTCATAAGAGCAAGTGTTTTAAGCCTACCATTAGCCTTGGATGTGATTTTCAATAGAGTCTCATCAGTGAGTCTTGAATTGAGAGGGGATTCAACAATAAGACGATGCCATAGCAATACATCACTATTGATTTCATCTAATAGTGATTTGCAAACATTAGACATGGTTAAAATCTCATACAATGGAAGGTGTCCTAATACCATAAACATGGCCATGTGAGGATGACCCTCTTGTTCTTCTGCTTCCATAACTGTGATGCTCATATCAGATAAAAGAAGCTTTGGAAGACTCTTCTAAATTTGATTCTATCACTTTTTGTTATACTCAAAATGCAAAACAACCCAATCATGTATTAATATATTGTTACAAGAAGAATTAAGGAGCTAAACTTGGATTTTGCATCTGTATATACGTGGCTGAGAAGtgattttatcataattttttttgaagatagGAATATAGGATCTGAGTTGAGTTGATGAGGGACACACATAGTGTTATATTAGTGTGACACGTTAATACAGCTACATAAATATATGGTTGAGGTTAATGCACGTAATATATATGAGACATGTTACACTTTTGTCTTTCTCCTCCTATCCAATAGGATTAGGAGAAAAATAAGCAACCAATTTTGAATTCTATTAGTCggcataaaaaagtcttttaaaattcattgaaatctcaatccaatacattCATCCCCTAAGTGAATAATATCTTTGTAGCTTGTTACAACAAATTACAGACTCAAATGCTCTCCTAAGTACTAAATATCCATATTGAAGTGCAATAGTGCATCAATCATTAATTTGCAACAAATAGCTCTAACATATGTGGTTGAAGTTATGAATGATGTAATGGTTCAACAGCAGTCTTGAAGAGAAGGATATGAACTTTGTTAATGGAAAAATACAAGAAACCACCAACAGAATGAGTGACATAGGAACCAAAGCTAGTACCTACAATGCAGTGCCAAGCTGGACCATAGGTAGAGTCAAATTCCTGTAATAACAAAGTATTCCCAAATTTAGCAGgcaatacaataataataataataataataataatcaaagttCTAATTCACTtgttaaaatattgtaatcttGGTATAGGAACAAGATAAAGTTACACCTAACAAAATCACACTCAGGATATGACATAATTAGAAAATTCAAGATTACAACTTTAATATCATTTACCAATACCTGAAAACATCAATGAAATGAGGGACCATCTAATCTAACTTTTTTATGTCACAAATAACTTCTACACCAAGCCAAATATGTTCATTAATAAATACAACAAACAAAACTATAGCCATACTTTTCTTGTTTTGGCCATACTCAATGGTCACATGCATAAGTCCATATTATATATAGCTATAGAAAGTGTAGTGTAAAGAAAAAATCAAGCACCAGTTTCAGTGATACTAAGAAAAGGTTTTGCAGATAACAGTTCAGCAATGTTAAAGCAATATTTCTTGAGATCATATGAACATTAgctaaaagaaaatttaatcaaccactaagaaaaataaaggcATGCAGTTGCAATTTAGACTTTTTGATGTCTCTATGACCACAATTCCACCCCAATTGTGATAGTAAGTTTATGTTTGGCTCCATGTTTGGACATCCTAGAATCACTTCTGATTAGTCAAATGAGATTTGACCACAAATATGTTATGCTTAATTTTCAAcctcaaaatcaattatacctAAAAGCTAAGATATCTAGCTTCTGAGTTAACATAGAATCAATTTAGAAATTTGTTAAAAGTGGCAGCCaatacacacacacatacacaaaAACAAAGGTAATCCAACCTAACTAAGCgtaaattgaaaaaaatcattttttttttcacaaatatACAAACATATTTACTAATGTTCAATTTCAaccaaaatcatttttataaaatcaattcaGTCATAGTCAATTTTTCGTAACCGCAGAACCAAAGATATAGGTGGAGACGCAAAAATTACGGTGCTTCACTGTGATTTCACATAAGCTATACTCTAtagcttttgaaaaatcacaGTGGATCACCCTGATTCTGGCATACCCGGTGATACCAAACATAAGCATAGAGATAGATACATGTCTTGTGATCCTAATTCCTAAAAACATTGATTGTGCAAGCTACATTGTTCAACAAACAAACTAACTAAAGAAGACTAAATTGAGAAAGAATATCAAGTTTGTTACATTTTGACACAAAGCTTAAAACTTTTCCATTCAAACCTCACCAAGTgacaaagaaaatcaaaacccaGAAACAGATCTtagtaaaaattaataaaaccatacagaaattgaagaaaaaggGATAACCTTCTTAAGGGTAAGAGCAAGACGTTTAGTATCACGATTCTTTGATGGCATAGAATCCAAGAGATCAAATGCACAACGAAAAGCATGATTCTGCAAATTGAGTGGCATGTCACAAGCTCTAACCTTAACGTTATTGTTGAAGTGTTGTTGCTGTTCTTGTTGTTCTATAGTTTTCTTGTTCTCTAACTCTTTCTCTGCACCTTCTTCCATATATGTTAATGATGcttatgtttatgttcttttgtTTTCTCTTCCAAGTTCTAATAACTCAATGGAATGGTAccatttttctttgttcttgtatTGGTTGCAATGTGACAAGGTTTTTAAGATTAATTAATGTGCTTTTTTTAAAGCAATGGCAAACATCTTTTATGATCCATTGCCTACGGAAAAGGAAAGGGcccaaaagaacaaaagaaaaagaacagagagagagagtagAAGAGAATAGTAACATgaagatgaatgaatgaatgagatCGATGTATAGTGACTTAGATTTGGTATTGGTTTTTGAGTTTAGTTGTTTCTTTTAATGCATTCATGTGTTTTTGTTTTACTTCATAAAAATGTTCTGTGATTTGGTAACAGATTTGTCTTTCTTAAAtactactctgtcccaaaatataagggaaaattggtcaaagaaagttgatgtatttggttaaaaatttggactagatacatcaactttggttgaccaattttcccttatattttgggacggagggagtaagttATTACTTATTAGAGATTCAATCTATAACTCTTTTTGTATTCGGAGAAAATTAGGCTGAAGTTTCAAATCAGGATTAGtcaccaataaaaaaattaaaatgttatatttgACAAATTAAACGAAATCATAGTTGACTCTCATATCAGATTAGGCGGTCAGTAAAATAGATATTGgagttagaaaaaaaaaaaactcacccTCAAAATTAAGTCAACAGTTAAGTGCATATTTATATTTAGAATCTTGCCTCACAAAAGTGATTTTATACACTACTAgtataaaatttgattttgatattttttagtGTTAGCAAAAATGCTACCATTGATTTtacatttataatttaattgatttaatttttccCAATTTACCTTTACACAAATGTCCAGCAatatgaatgattttcactTATGTAATCATGTTTCTAGCAAACATATGGACAAAACCTGCTAATTAAGGTAAAACATGATTATCTAACTAACATGATTAACAACTCAATCAAACCCTTGTCATGGATGGTTTTGGTCAAAGTAGAAGTACCCTATGGACTGCATAAATGTCAGAATTCTTATCATTATTTACATCACTCTGTAACTTTGGTCCAACAGATTAGAATCTCACACGTTGAAAGatagtatgagaaaatataCTAAGGGGGAGagttttgaaatttaaaaatccATCCTCTTAGAATACCAAAATGATAGTAGTTAAATTCGCAATGAAATGATACTTAAAAAATTTCTGAAGatgtattagtaaaaattgtgtgtaatattcttttttgttaaggagtttttttctttctttcatcagcagtttaatttggttcggaggtcagttctggtatcaagtggttccagcctcctcccgatcgcagttgcgggagatcgaatcatggttctccctaccaagttcagcgtcaatcaccactgaaccaactaacgattggttttttgttaaatagtttagtagtcaaattttaattcataaaataaataaataaagaatttcGAGTTTGAATTCTAACTCATAAATATTGC
This portion of the Trifolium pratense cultivar HEN17-A07 linkage group LG3, ARS_RC_1.1, whole genome shotgun sequence genome encodes:
- the LOC123914358 gene encoding dynein light chain LC6, flagellar outer arm-like, with protein sequence MEEGAEKELENKKTIEQQEQQQHFNNNVKVRACDMPLNLQNHAFRCAFDLLDSMPSKNRDTKRLALTLKKEFDSTYGPAWHCIVGTSFGSYVTHSVGGFLYFSINKVHILLFKTAVEPLHHS
- the LOC123914357 gene encoding F-box protein SKIP28, which codes for MSITVMEAEEQEGHPHMAMFMVLGHLPLYEILTMSNVCKSLLDEINSDVLLWHRLIVESPLNSRLTDETLLKITSKANGRLKTLALMNCIHITDQGLLRVVEQNPYIKELHIPACTSITPEGILKVVEALCERSNCLTNLSINGIYNIQKEHYHMLALNLRKNLTLEYEQTPPPFYHHIQFEHNVLASNLRLDYEEKMQQPVYYHKRGSVSSFKQGENRRIIDLEICPKCVEVRMVYDCPKVDCCKRKECRGCIFCIPRCENCGGCVGSDEPEEGACGDILCLECWLQVPKCNFCNKPYCMQHTDWWCTSTDSSLLCRVCDENSHGYTYTDVL
- the LOC123914355 gene encoding plant UBX domain-containing protein 2, producing the protein MDDVKDKFKGFMKKVTSSSSSSSGKFKGQGRVLGSSSSSSSSTPVNSIPTPRPSPSPSQNPNPKPNPNPKPTSTIASNPTKIDKPRKTGDGFDPFDALVTSSQRSKNGYSLNVYECPICKTPFRSEDEVSEHVESCLSNSNERVDNDEKFVSKSEEIVESDTELEICIGTYVSGNPSVGSVDIVLKLLRNIVKEPENVKFRKIRLSNPKIKEAVADVNGGIELLSILGFELREENGETWAVMEVPTEEKIKLIKKAIVLLEPQLVQDPPKRDNLVSTASAEKVVEAEPAEPKKIDRQVKVFFAVAESVAAKIELPDSFYKRSAEEVRREAELRKKKFEESQLLIPKSLREKQAKAAKKRYTRTIIRIQFPDAAVLQGVFAPWEPTSALYEFVSSSIKEPNLEFELMHPVVVQRRVIPCFPKAGQKAKTIEEEDLVPSALIKFKPLETDSVVFTGLKNELLEISEPLVNG